One genomic region from Arthrobacter pigmenti encodes:
- a CDS encoding Na+/H+ antiporter subunit D yields the protein MNIANLAPLAVVLPFLGAALAFVLIRHSRSQRAVSITTLSVTLLIEVFLLVNTSTQGTTAVFVGNWAAPFGITMVVDQFSALMLVVSSAVSLAVLIYATGQGMTDGDEDGPISIFHPTYLILVAGVSNAFLAGDLFNLYVGFEILLTASYVLMTLGGTTPRIRAGVTYVVVSVVSSMLFLISIGMIYAATGTINMADLSLKLADIDHGTQMILHLMLLVAFGIKAAVFPLSFWLPDSYPTAPAPVTAVFAGLLTKVGVYAMVRTETLLFPGDRINTLLMVVALLTMVVGILGALAQSDIKRMLSFTLVSHIGYMVFGLAVSTVIGLGAAVYYVAHHITVQTSLFLVTGLIERRGGTANMDRLGGLAKISPVLALLFFIPGMNLAGIPPFSGFLGKLGLLQAGVELGTPIAYVLVGAGVLTSLITLLAIARVWNRAFWRRPEDATHPDPILLVKKEDGSAIRTSSRVTAHSTGRFAGRKPVHLLPRTMVGPTIGLVALGVALTVLAGPLFTLSDQAAQQMLERTPYVDAVLGEGAMEEAEATP from the coding sequence ATGAACATAGCGAACCTCGCGCCGCTCGCGGTGGTCCTGCCGTTCCTCGGTGCGGCGCTGGCCTTCGTGCTTATCCGCCACTCCCGCTCACAGCGGGCCGTCAGCATCACCACGCTCAGCGTCACCCTGCTGATTGAAGTATTCCTTCTCGTGAATACCAGCACTCAGGGCACCACCGCGGTGTTCGTGGGGAACTGGGCAGCGCCGTTCGGCATCACTATGGTCGTGGACCAGTTCTCGGCCCTGATGCTTGTGGTGTCCTCCGCGGTGAGCCTGGCGGTCCTCATCTACGCAACGGGTCAGGGCATGACAGATGGGGATGAAGACGGTCCCATTTCGATCTTTCACCCGACATATCTGATCCTGGTGGCAGGTGTTTCCAACGCTTTCCTCGCCGGGGACCTGTTCAATTTGTATGTCGGGTTCGAGATCCTTCTGACCGCGAGCTACGTCCTCATGACCCTTGGCGGCACCACCCCGCGCATCCGCGCGGGGGTGACGTACGTCGTCGTCAGTGTGGTCTCCTCGATGCTGTTCCTGATCAGCATCGGCATGATCTATGCGGCGACGGGCACCATCAACATGGCAGACCTTTCGCTGAAACTGGCGGACATCGACCACGGCACCCAAATGATCCTGCACCTGATGCTGCTGGTCGCGTTCGGCATCAAGGCCGCGGTGTTCCCGTTGTCCTTCTGGCTGCCGGACTCCTACCCAACGGCGCCTGCACCGGTGACCGCGGTGTTCGCCGGACTGCTGACGAAGGTGGGCGTCTATGCGATGGTCCGCACCGAGACACTGCTATTCCCCGGTGACCGGATCAACACGCTGCTGATGGTGGTTGCGCTGCTGACCATGGTTGTGGGCATTCTTGGTGCGCTCGCGCAGTCGGATATCAAACGTATGCTTTCCTTCACCCTGGTGAGCCACATCGGGTACATGGTGTTCGGCCTGGCCGTGTCCACCGTGATCGGACTCGGGGCGGCGGTGTATTACGTCGCGCACCACATCACCGTGCAGACCAGCCTCTTCCTCGTCACGGGGCTCATCGAGCGCCGCGGCGGAACCGCCAACATGGACAGGCTCGGTGGCCTCGCAAAGATTTCACCGGTGCTCGCGCTGCTGTTCTTCATTCCGGGAATGAACCTGGCCGGAATACCGCCCTTCTCGGGCTTCCTCGGCAAACTCGGCCTGCTGCAGGCCGGCGTCGAACTCGGAACGCCGATCGCGTACGTGCTTGTCGGAGCGGGTGTCCTCACTAGCCTGATTACGCTGCTGGCCATCGCACGGGTCTGGAACCGTGCCTTCTGGCGCAGGCCGGAGGACGCCACCCACCCCGATCCGATCCTCCTCGTGAAGAAGGAGGACGGCTCCGCGATCAGGACGTCAAGCCGAGTCACTGCGCACAGCACCGGCCGGTTCGCAGGCCGCAAGCCGGTCCACCTCCTGCCGCGCACCATGGTGGGTCCGACGATCGGGCTGGTTGCCTTGGGGGTTGCTCTGACGGTACTGGCCGGGCCGCTGTTCACGCTCAGCGACCAGGCAGCGCAACAGATGCTGGAACGCACGCCCTATGTCGACGCCGTCCTGGGCGAGGGCGCAATGGAAGAAGCCGAGGCGACCCCATGA
- a CDS encoding Na(+)/H(+) antiporter subunit C, whose amino-acid sequence MSVNITLLVVMAALFAAGIYLLLERSLTRVLLGLILLANGANMLLLSAGGFAGKAPLYAADIPAEEYNDPLPQALILTSIVISFAVTAFMLGIIYRSWVLGRQDEVQDDIEDRRVASQSSFDAEDDAEVPLETTEFTPVEEAEEAPGAQRHLTTSTEEER is encoded by the coding sequence GTGAGCGTCAACATCACCTTGCTGGTAGTCATGGCAGCACTCTTCGCCGCAGGCATCTACCTGCTTCTCGAACGCAGCCTCACCCGGGTACTGCTCGGGCTGATCCTGCTGGCGAACGGTGCCAACATGCTGCTGCTCTCAGCCGGCGGATTTGCCGGGAAAGCGCCGCTGTACGCCGCCGATATTCCGGCCGAGGAATACAATGACCCGCTACCGCAGGCCCTCATCCTCACCTCGATCGTGATCTCCTTCGCGGTCACAGCGTTCATGCTCGGCATCATCTACCGGTCCTGGGTCCTCGGCCGCCAGGACGAAGTCCAGGACGACATCGAAGACCGGCGCGTTGCATCCCAGAGCAGCTTCGATGCTGAGGACGACGCCGAGGTCCCCCTGGAAACCACAGAATTCACGCCGGTCGAAGAAGCAGAGGAAGCGCCCGGCGCGCAGAGGCACCTGACCACGAGCACCGAGGAGGAGCGATGA
- a CDS encoding Na+/H+ antiporter subunit A: MLIVLVALFAMATIAPLIFRRLGRSAFYILAAVPAAGFAWLIATFPNYTAAVQTAANGQPNAPPSVVVPWIPQLQLELAFRMDALSAVLSILVLGVGALVLFYCARYFKQDEPNIGPFGAQLLAFAGAMFGLVIADDLILLFIFWELTTVLSYLLIGYSRHRLAARRAALQALIVTTLGGLTMLVGLILLGQSAGTYRLSDILARAETLTGTAVDVAIVLILVGAVSKSALVPFHFWLPGAMAAPTPVSAYLHAAAMVKAGIYLIARLAPGFSDSTVWFVLVMTLGLATMILGGWRALRQHDLKLLLAYGTVSQLGFLTMVVGLGGQDGALAGLGLLLAHGFFKATLFLVVGIIDHQSGTRDIRGLSGLARSAPILAVVAAIAAASMAGIPPLLGFVAKESVLEAFVHRAEEGPVGVVLLVGIVLGSILTFAYSARFVWGGFGAKGGEPTPFKRVEPSFLFAPALLALASVVFGLWPALLDAAVQPYLTAFPPGEQTPHLLLWHGLSPALFLSLGTIAGGTVLFLLRERFEAVQLRLARKTDAEKTYKDVIGVLDDVAVWITGRTQRGSLAFYLFVILSMAIVTPLSALIFFDAPVPDQWHLADSPAQAIAGVVIVLGAFAALRATKRFMAVIMVGLTGYGIALIFALQGAPDLALTQLLVETIVMVAFVLALRSLPARLWQREPGRKYRVLRAVLGISFGLVMAAIAMSAMASRVAEPISLSFPQLAYDDGGGANIVNVTLVDIRAWDTFGEISVLAIAATGVASLIFVRGRSDGRVRADNIETGSVDRNQEPIAEYGREAAALELAKKFATSARDAWLVAGRTLAPERRSIIFEVVTRLLFHSVIIFSIYLLLAGHNLPGGGFAGGLMAGLALTIRYLAGGRFELAEATPISAGLLLGAGLATASLTAIVPVFLGGEVFQSAIIETTWPVFGDIKFVTSTIFDIGVYMVVVGLVLDVLRSLGSEIDERSEGKNMTRPVGIDALKEEQHSEPGEEVAR; this comes from the coding sequence GTGCTCATCGTACTCGTCGCGTTGTTTGCGATGGCTACGATCGCGCCCTTGATCTTCCGCCGGCTGGGCCGCTCGGCGTTCTACATCCTGGCCGCAGTGCCGGCCGCCGGATTCGCCTGGCTCATTGCCACCTTCCCTAATTACACCGCGGCGGTCCAAACTGCCGCTAACGGCCAGCCCAACGCGCCGCCGTCCGTCGTCGTTCCCTGGATTCCGCAGCTGCAATTGGAACTGGCCTTTCGGATGGACGCCCTGTCCGCTGTACTCAGCATCCTCGTCCTCGGTGTCGGCGCGCTGGTCCTTTTCTACTGCGCGCGCTACTTCAAGCAGGATGAACCGAACATCGGTCCGTTCGGCGCGCAACTGCTTGCCTTCGCCGGCGCCATGTTTGGCCTGGTCATCGCCGACGACCTCATCCTGCTCTTCATCTTCTGGGAACTGACCACCGTGCTGTCCTACCTGCTGATCGGGTACTCAAGGCACCGTCTGGCCGCCAGGCGGGCAGCACTGCAGGCCCTGATAGTGACAACCCTCGGCGGGCTGACCATGCTGGTGGGGCTCATCCTGCTAGGCCAGTCTGCGGGAACCTACCGGCTCTCGGACATCCTTGCCCGCGCGGAGACGCTCACCGGAACGGCTGTGGATGTCGCGATCGTGCTGATACTGGTCGGTGCCGTGTCCAAGTCCGCGCTCGTGCCGTTCCACTTCTGGCTTCCCGGAGCCATGGCGGCGCCCACCCCGGTCAGCGCCTATTTGCACGCCGCGGCCATGGTCAAGGCCGGCATCTACCTGATTGCCCGTCTCGCGCCCGGATTCTCGGACAGCACGGTGTGGTTCGTCCTCGTGATGACGCTCGGACTGGCCACCATGATCCTCGGCGGTTGGCGGGCCCTGCGCCAACACGATCTCAAGCTGCTGCTCGCCTACGGGACAGTGAGCCAGTTGGGCTTCCTGACCATGGTGGTAGGGCTCGGCGGGCAGGACGGCGCGCTGGCCGGCCTTGGCCTCCTTCTTGCCCACGGATTCTTCAAGGCCACCCTGTTCCTGGTGGTCGGCATCATTGACCACCAGTCGGGCACCCGTGACATCCGCGGACTGTCGGGGCTTGCCAGGTCAGCCCCCATACTCGCCGTCGTCGCTGCCATAGCCGCAGCATCAATGGCCGGCATTCCACCGCTGCTGGGCTTCGTCGCCAAGGAATCGGTCCTCGAAGCGTTTGTCCATCGAGCTGAGGAAGGCCCGGTGGGTGTAGTGCTGCTGGTCGGCATTGTGCTCGGTTCCATCCTGACCTTCGCCTATAGCGCGCGCTTCGTGTGGGGAGGCTTCGGCGCCAAAGGCGGCGAGCCTACGCCGTTCAAGCGGGTCGAGCCGTCCTTCCTGTTCGCGCCGGCACTGCTTGCTCTCGCATCAGTGGTTTTCGGGCTCTGGCCCGCATTGCTCGACGCCGCAGTCCAGCCTTACCTCACAGCCTTCCCGCCGGGGGAGCAGACGCCGCACCTGTTGCTCTGGCACGGCCTGAGCCCGGCGTTGTTCCTCTCGCTCGGGACCATCGCCGGCGGCACCGTCCTGTTCCTGCTGCGTGAGCGGTTCGAAGCAGTACAGCTTCGGCTGGCCCGGAAGACCGACGCGGAGAAGACCTACAAGGACGTCATCGGGGTGCTTGACGATGTCGCGGTGTGGATCACGGGCCGCACCCAGCGAGGTTCGCTGGCGTTCTACCTGTTCGTCATCCTGTCCATGGCGATCGTCACGCCACTCTCGGCACTGATCTTCTTCGACGCGCCTGTGCCCGATCAGTGGCACCTGGCTGACTCGCCCGCCCAGGCCATTGCCGGCGTCGTTATTGTTCTCGGTGCCTTCGCCGCACTCCGCGCGACCAAGCGGTTCATGGCCGTCATCATGGTGGGGCTGACCGGCTACGGAATTGCCCTGATCTTCGCGCTGCAGGGCGCACCGGATCTTGCGCTGACCCAGTTGCTGGTCGAGACCATTGTGATGGTGGCGTTCGTGCTCGCCCTGCGCTCGCTGCCGGCGCGGCTCTGGCAACGCGAGCCGGGGCGGAAGTACCGGGTGCTGCGCGCGGTGCTCGGGATCTCGTTCGGCCTGGTGATGGCGGCAATTGCGATGTCGGCGATGGCCTCCCGCGTTGCCGAGCCCATCTCCCTGAGTTTTCCGCAGTTGGCGTACGACGACGGCGGCGGCGCGAACATTGTTAACGTCACCCTGGTGGACATCCGGGCCTGGGACACCTTCGGGGAGATCAGCGTCCTCGCCATTGCTGCGACCGGCGTTGCCAGCCTCATCTTCGTGCGCGGCCGTAGCGACGGGCGGGTGCGTGCGGACAACATCGAGACCGGTTCGGTGGACCGGAACCAGGAACCGATCGCCGAGTACGGCCGGGAGGCGGCGGCACTCGAGTTGGCCAAGAAGTTCGCGACGTCGGCCAGGGACGCCTGGCTGGTCGCGGGCCGGACACTGGCGCCTGAACGACGCTCCATCATCTTCGAAGTGGTCACACGGCTGCTGTTCCATTCTGTGATCATCTTCTCGATCTACCTGCTGCTGGCAGGGCACAACCTGCCCGGTGGAGGCTTCGCCGGCGGGCTGATGGCCGGGCTCGCGCTCACCATCCGGTACCTGGCCGGCGGACGGTTCGAATTAGCCGAGGCCACGCCGATCAGCGCCGGGCTGCTGCTCGGTGCGGGGCTGGCAACCGCGTCCCTGACGGCGATTGTTCCGGTCTTCCTGGGCGGCGAGGTGTTCCAGAGCGCGATCATCGAGACAACCTGGCCGGTCTTCGGCGACATCAAGTTCGTGACCTCCACCATCTTCGACATCGGTGTGTACATGGTGGTGGTGGGACTGGTGCTGGACGTTCTGCGCAGCCTTGGATCCGAGATTGACGAGCGCAGCGAAGGCAAGAACATGACCAGGCCGGTAGGCATCGACGCCCTCAAGGAAGAACAGCATTCCGAGCCGGGAGAAGAGGTGGCCCGGTGA
- a CDS encoding MFS transporter has product MQPMSTASRKPTARLLTKPVLAWASWDWGSAAFNAVMTTFVFTVYLTSDAFGGETYASEVLGWGLAVAGLLIALLAPVTGQRSDVGGRRKLWLGVNSLVVALLTAMCFFVFPRPELLIFGVALIAAANIFFEFAGVNYNAMLAQISTPHSVGRISGFGWAMGYVGGIVALIIVLIAFVQPVVDWFGSNTADGLNIRLVAVFSALWFLAFALPVMFAVPEIPRQERADKLGFLASYELLFRRIKAIYRTSPHTIFFLLASAIFRDGLAAVFTFGGIIAAGTFGFELSEVILFAIVGNVIAAIGAVIGGFFDDRVGPKLVIIVSLIGLLIAGTAVLVLGASTYEVFGVQWTGDTTFWVFGLMLTLFVGPAQASSRAYLARLSPRGEEGEMFGLYATTGRAVSFLAPALFSLFIGIYGEQRFGIIGILVVLFAGLLVLLPVKPPAKVAPAVVPAP; this is encoded by the coding sequence ATGCAGCCTATGAGCACGGCATCGCGAAAGCCCACGGCACGTCTTCTCACCAAGCCTGTGCTCGCCTGGGCATCCTGGGATTGGGGATCGGCCGCGTTCAACGCCGTAATGACCACCTTCGTCTTCACCGTGTACCTGACCTCGGACGCCTTCGGCGGCGAGACCTACGCTTCCGAAGTTCTGGGCTGGGGTCTTGCGGTTGCCGGCCTGCTGATTGCCCTGCTTGCGCCGGTGACCGGTCAACGCTCAGACGTCGGAGGCCGCCGGAAGCTTTGGCTGGGAGTCAACAGCCTCGTCGTCGCGCTCCTGACCGCGATGTGTTTCTTTGTCTTCCCGAGGCCCGAACTGCTTATCTTCGGCGTTGCCCTCATCGCGGCCGCAAACATCTTCTTCGAGTTTGCCGGCGTGAACTACAACGCCATGCTCGCCCAGATCTCCACACCGCACAGCGTGGGGCGAATCAGCGGGTTCGGTTGGGCGATGGGTTACGTCGGCGGGATTGTTGCGCTGATTATTGTGCTGATCGCGTTTGTGCAGCCGGTGGTTGACTGGTTCGGATCGAACACTGCCGACGGCCTGAACATCCGCCTGGTTGCCGTGTTCTCCGCGCTCTGGTTCCTTGCGTTCGCGCTTCCGGTCATGTTTGCGGTGCCCGAGATTCCGCGCCAGGAACGTGCGGACAAACTGGGGTTCCTCGCCTCCTATGAGCTGCTCTTCCGCCGCATCAAGGCGATCTACCGCACCAGCCCGCACACCATCTTCTTCCTGCTCGCGAGTGCGATCTTCCGCGACGGCCTGGCGGCAGTCTTCACCTTCGGCGGGATCATCGCTGCGGGGACCTTCGGATTCGAGCTCAGCGAGGTGATCCTCTTCGCCATCGTGGGAAATGTGATTGCCGCAATCGGTGCGGTGATCGGCGGATTCTTCGATGACCGCGTCGGCCCCAAGCTGGTCATCATCGTCTCGCTGATCGGGCTGCTCATCGCCGGGACCGCGGTCTTGGTGCTGGGCGCATCGACTTACGAGGTGTTTGGCGTCCAGTGGACCGGCGACACCACGTTCTGGGTGTTCGGGTTGATGCTGACCCTGTTTGTGGGTCCGGCGCAAGCGTCCTCCCGGGCATACCTGGCCCGACTCTCCCCGCGGGGCGAGGAGGGTGAAATGTTCGGGCTCTACGCGACCACCGGCCGCGCCGTCAGCTTCCTCGCGCCGGCCCTGTTCTCGCTCTTCATCGGGATCTACGGTGAACAGCGCTTCGGGATTATCGGCATCCTCGTGGTGCTGTTCGCCGGACTGCTGGTGCTGCTCCCGGTGAAGCCGCCCGCGAAGGTGGCGCCCGCCGTCGTACCCGCGCCCTGA
- the dcd gene encoding dCTP deaminase, whose translation MLISDRDIRTEIVNRRIALDPFDPEMVQPSSVDVRIDRFFRLFDNHKYAHIDPAEDQPELTRLVEVAADEPFILHPGEFVLGSTYEQVTLPDDVAARLEGKSSLGRLGLLTHSTAGFIDPGFSGHVTLELSNMATLPIKLWPGSKIGQLCFFKLTSPAEHSYGTGAYGNRYQGQRGPTASRSHLNFHRTSIRDEEAGAEVPASVPHA comes from the coding sequence GTGCTGATCTCCGACCGCGACATCCGAACCGAAATTGTCAACCGGCGCATCGCGCTCGATCCGTTCGATCCCGAGATGGTCCAGCCCTCGAGCGTGGACGTGCGCATCGACCGGTTTTTCCGCCTGTTCGACAATCACAAGTACGCGCACATCGACCCGGCAGAGGACCAGCCGGAACTGACCAGGCTCGTGGAGGTCGCCGCGGACGAGCCCTTCATCCTGCACCCGGGCGAGTTTGTCCTCGGCTCCACCTATGAGCAGGTGACACTTCCCGACGACGTCGCCGCCCGCCTTGAGGGCAAATCATCCCTTGGGCGGCTCGGCCTGCTGACCCACTCCACCGCCGGTTTCATTGACCCGGGGTTCTCCGGCCACGTCACGCTCGAGCTTTCCAACATGGCAACCCTCCCCATCAAGCTGTGGCCGGGCTCGAAAATCGGGCAGCTCTGCTTCTTCAAGCTCACCTCACCGGCTGAGCACTCCTACGGCACGGGTGCGTACGGCAACCGTTACCAGGGGCAGCGTGGCCCGACGGCGTCGCGGAGCCACCTGAACTTCCACCGGACCTCTATCCGCGACGAGGAGGCCGGCGCCGAGGTACCCGCGTCAGTGCCTCACGCCTAG
- a CDS encoding tryptophan 2,3-dioxygenase codes for MSVERNTRELEEGIEKDFSGKMTYGSYLALDQLLSAQHPVSRPEHHDEMLFIIQHQTSELWLKLVLHELGAVRKRLREDDLRAAMKGIARIKHIQRSLTEQWSVLATLTPSEYADFRGSLQAASGFQSYQYRAVEFLLGNKNAGMLQVFESDPQALELLSGLLGETSIYDEFVRYLHRRGYAVPDELLHRDVTQAHEFNPGLVQVYKLVYEHAAEHWDVYEACEELVDLEDNFQLWRFRHLKTVERTIGHKSGTGGSSGVGFLQRALELTFFPELFAVRTEIGK; via the coding sequence CTCAGGGAAGATGACCTACGGCTCCTACCTCGCGCTCGATCAACTGCTCAGCGCGCAGCATCCCGTGAGCCGGCCCGAGCACCACGACGAGATGCTGTTCATCATCCAGCACCAGACCTCCGAGCTCTGGCTGAAACTGGTGCTGCATGAGCTGGGTGCCGTGCGGAAGCGCCTGCGGGAGGACGATCTGCGGGCAGCGATGAAGGGCATCGCCCGGATCAAGCACATCCAGCGCTCCCTCACCGAGCAATGGTCAGTGCTGGCGACGCTGACGCCGTCGGAATACGCGGATTTCCGCGGTTCGCTGCAGGCGGCCAGCGGTTTCCAGTCCTACCAGTACCGCGCGGTGGAGTTCCTGCTGGGTAACAAGAACGCCGGGATGCTGCAGGTGTTCGAGAGCGATCCCCAGGCACTTGAGCTCCTGTCCGGCCTGCTGGGTGAGACAAGTATCTACGACGAGTTCGTCCGCTACCTGCACCGCCGCGGGTACGCTGTTCCGGACGAACTGCTCCACCGCGACGTCACACAGGCTCACGAGTTCAACCCCGGTCTGGTCCAGGTGTACAAGCTGGTGTATGAGCACGCCGCCGAGCACTGGGACGTCTACGAGGCGTGCGAAGAACTGGTGGACCTGGAGGACAACTTCCAGCTCTGGCGGTTCCGCCATCTCAAAACCGTGGAGCGCACCATCGGCCACAAGAGCGGCACCGGCGGATCATCCGGCGTCGGATTCCTGCAGCGGGCGCTGGAGCTGACCTTCTTCCCGGAGCTGTTCGCCGTAAGAACGGAGATCGGGAAGTAG